The DNA sequence GATGTTGGCTAATGCTCAGTAACTACCTTCAAAGAGCAAACATGGTTGTTGGCATGCATATTTGTTGATGACAGAAAATCAATGTCAACCGGCACATTGCAGAAACTGGAAATTCACAACCTATTCAAATGGCATGAGGATACCTACATATTTGCCAACTCAAACTGCATTCGATCTCCAGTGTGTGCAAGAACACGATCAACACATGAATCAAGGTGCCGACCAAACCTCCACAACCCAAATAAAGCTGCAGCTCctggaaaaaaaggaaaggttTAATGAACAAAGGAAAGGGGGGAGGACATGTAGATTTCCGtaatatgagtttttttattttttttataggtaaccCAGAGGGGAAATTGGGTCAGAGAATGTTTCATCATCCTATTCAAACGTAATATGAGCATAACCGATGCTGATAACTTGTAAGAGCCAGAGGTTGATCCTTACCTCCTGAAAGGCTGATTTGAGAAAGCAAATTCAGTCGCCCTGTTGCTGCCAGAAAGGGACAGATCACAGATGTTACTGAGCAATATTAGAAAAATAGCAAGAAAAGCAGTAACAACAACATCAATATGCTGAACATATAAAATTGTTAACCACACTTAGTCACAGAAATTAATTTCTCACATCTATCATGAAAGTTAAAAGCAAAATTGTAGTCTACGTGATCTACATTATTCAAAAAACCCATTCAAGTAAAAGGGACTAACATAAATTTCATGCTTCAAGAATCTGCTCCAACGATGCGCGAGGTTAATATACCAACAAAAGTTTCAAGCATGGCTTTTCCCATGGACATAGCATTACATAAAACAACAACGACAATCCACAACTAAACATTACAGAACTTTAAGTGGATAAACAAATGGTTCTACGAATAATTTGAAGTGAAAATCCGTGGATATAAACAGCCGTCGGGTTTCCCTAACGATTTGCCGCACAAGGTTTTATACATTAACaataaaatacaagtaaacattaTCTCAAGCAGACGGAAAATATAACACGTGCAGCACCGGCGATTATAAACCACATACCTGAAAACGTAAGGCAGCCGGCAGCAAGAGCGTTAAACCTAAAAAACCGAGAGGCATCGGACTTGCAAGCTCGGAAAAAGTTTTCCTCTTCAGGCCTTATTTTCTCCTGATGAAACACACATTTTAGCCTATAATGCGATTTACGGAATTGACAAAATCTTAAGAACTTAATCtgatcaatattttatatatgtttgcacTACTCCGGGCAAGCTTTGTGATTAGCAGTTCCGAAACACTTTTTTCTTGCTCTGGTAGCCAACGGAAACAAGAAAAACACTTTCAATAAGCAAAACGAAAGCAATCCCAAACAGATAGAAGAAACAAGTAGCCACTGCTACAAGAGGGGAAAACTGAAGGGAGAAAAAGTAATTGCTAGGGTTTGGTTGGGAGCCCTAGATGTGGGGTGAAGTAGAAGAACCTTTTTGGACCTGAGAGCTTGTTCGAGATCGTACAAGATTTCGCCCATTTTTTATGTTCAGTCTTCAGTCTTTAGCTACAGCTGCTTTCAGAGGAAAAAGCTTCTCCGGCTCCAGAAGAGGAAAATGGAAGATGCTAGCGTCGCTAGTTTGAGTACTAGTGGTTCGTTTAAGAAAAGCGTTTGTAAGTGATGGGCCAGGGCCCCATCTTCAATAAAGTGGATCAATAGATTCAAAGTAATGGACTATGCAGCCCGAACTTACTTCAAACGCATTAACTTTTAACAATGGAAAACTC is a window from the Juglans regia cultivar Chandler chromosome 7, Walnut 2.0, whole genome shotgun sequence genome containing:
- the LOC109007277 gene encoding uncharacterized protein LOC109007277 isoform X4 → MGEILYDLEQALRSKKEKIRPEEENFFRACKSDASRFFRFNALAAGCLTFSATGRLNLLSQISLSGGAAALFGLWRFGRHLDSCVDRVLAHTGDRMQFELANILSLSISFLKKFLMIQTQISQNYCGGIELSLMMLFVVKVHTRVTLPATPKVTPTATTMVTHTKTTRIPTTECTVTPVMTLTAKELIPSPKKFLGTLELI